The Arachis ipaensis cultivar K30076 chromosome B07, Araip1.1, whole genome shotgun sequence genome includes a window with the following:
- the LOC107607195 gene encoding uncharacterized protein LOC107607195, with protein MVPRGHGRGRGRGYSSTQGLETNMNNPVDVMATLENMAAAMQATAEALGQQMNNNGNGGNVRNGPMTLSAFLKQVPEEQCVEFAIYQLIGEALHWWQATRCLLQQGDDPISWDAFQVEFYKKYFLNSVRTVKELELLQLNQGSMSIFEYTNKFGELCRFSRVCQGPPEYFEEWKCIKYEGGLWSDIFSSVGPMEIRTFSELVNKSRVAEDCVKRTAAKKGSHRGPFQQNQGRSFSPRGAEESDTLIRGKCEMTGQTLNALFDLGATHSFIAFEKVSELGLKSVVLGYDLKVYNATHEAMECQGVMLLATSVSGEEQSLEKVPVAWSGVHADAAPECGGVCLAAVGPHEVNYPTHDLELAAVVFALKVWRLYLYGVKF; from the exons atggtgcCTCGTGGACACGGTCGAGGCCGTGGGAGAGGTTATAGTAGTACTCAGGGACTGGAAACAAACATGAATAACCCAGTGGACGTCATGGCTACGTTAGAGAATATGGCTGCagctatgcaggccactgctgAGGCGTTGGGACAGCAGATGAACAACAACGGTAATGGGGGAAACGTCAGAAATGGGCCAATGACGCTGTCAGCATTTCTGAAG CAGGTGCCTGAGGAACAGTGTGTCGAGTTTGCTATCTATCAGCTCATTGGGGAAGCGCTACATTGGTGGCAAGCTACACGATGTcttctgcagcagggtgatgacccTATTTCCTGGGATGCTTTCCAAGttgaattttataagaagtacttcCTGAACTCTGTTAGGACAGTGAAGGAACTTGAGTTACTACAGCTGAATCAGGGTTCCATGTCCATTTTTGAATACACCAACAAATTTGGGGAACTGTGCAGATTTTCTCGTGTTTGTCAGGGACCTCCTGAATactttgaggaatggaagtgtattaAGTACGAAGGAGGTCTATGGAGCGACATTTTCAGTTCAGTAGGGCCAATGGAGATcaggactttctccgagttggtaAATAAGAGCAGAGTGGCCGAAGACTGTGTGAAAAGGACGGCGGCAAAGAAAGGAAGTCACAGGGGGCCCTTTCAACAGAACCAAGGAAGGAGCTTTTCTCCTAGAG GTGCCGAAGAGTCCGATACACTTATCCGAGGTAAATGTGAAATgactggtcaaactttaaatgctctATTTGATTTGGGAGCAactcattcattcattgcatttgaaaagGTTAGCGAGTTAGGATTGAAAAGTGTGGTTTTGGGTTATGATCTGAAGGTGTATAATGCCACTCATGAAGCCATG GAGTGTCAGGGTGTTATGTTGTTGGCTACGAGTGTGTCGGGTGAGGAACAAAGTTTAGAGAAAGTTCCGGTTGCTT ggtctggGGTTCATGCTGATGCAGCACCggaatgtggtggcgtatgcctcgcGGCAGTTGGACCTCATGAAGTTAATTACCCGACGCACGACTTGGAACTCGCTGCAGTTGTGTTTGCGCTAAAGGTGTGGAGGCTTTACCTTTATGGGGTTAAATTCTGA